From a single Miscanthus floridulus cultivar M001 chromosome 8, ASM1932011v1, whole genome shotgun sequence genomic region:
- the LOC136472994 gene encoding probable uridine nucleosidase 1, with translation MGQDGQQIRRDKLIIDTDPGIDDSMTILMAFRAPSLEIIGLTTIFGNVDTEGATRNALLLCERAGHPEVPVAVGSHEPLKGGKPRIADFVHGSDGIGNLFLPAPSAKKVEESAADFLVNKVSEFPGEVSVLALGPLTNVALAIKRDPSFASKVKKIVVLGGAFFAAGNVNPAAEANIHGDPEAADIVFTSGADIMVVGINITTQVCLTDEDLLELRNSKGKHAPLLSEMCKFYRDWHVKSDGFHGIFLHDPVSFTAVLHPEYFTFKKGVVRVETQGICTGHTLMDQGLKKWNSENPWSGYKPISVAWTVDVPKVISFVKKLLMAP, from the exons ATGGGGCAGGACGGCCAGCAGATCCGCCGCGACAAGCTCATCATCGACACGGATCCCGGCATCG ATGATAGCATGACGATCCTAATGGCGTTCAGAGCACCTAGTCTGGAAATCATTGGGCTCACAACCATATTTGGCAACGTCGACACAGAGGGCGCAACACGTAATGCACTATTGCTG TGTGAGAGAGCAGGACACCCTGAAGTTCCTGTAGCAGTGGGAAGCCACGAGCCCCTAAAG GGAGGAAAGCCCCGTATTGCTGATTTCGTTCATGGGTCAGATGGCATTGGGAATCTGTTTCTTCCTGCACCCTCTGCTAAGAAGGTCGAGGAAAGCGCTGCTGATTTCCTGGTTAATAAGGTCTCTGAGTTTCCAGGAGAGGTCTCTGTGCTTGCTTTGGGACCCCTGACAAATGTAGCATTG GCCATCAAAAGAGACCCTTCTTTTGCAAGCAAGGTGAAGAAAATAGTTGTACTGGGTGGAGCTTTCTTTGCAGCTGGAAATGTCAACCCTGCTGCTGAAGCAAAT ATCCATGGAGACCCAGAAGCAGCTGACATAGTTTTTACTTCAGGAGCAGATATAATGGTGGTTGGCATTAACATAACAACACAAGTCTGCTTGACAG ATGAGGATCTCTTGGAGCTAAGAAACTCGAAAGGGAAGCATGCACCGTTGTTATCTGAGATGTGCAAGTTCTACAGGGATTGGCATGTCAAGTCTGATGGCTTCCATG GAATTTTCCTTCATGATCCTGTGAGCTTCACTGCCGTACTTCATCCCGAGTACTTCACATTCAAGAAGGGTGTGGTGAGGGTGGAGACCCAGGGCATTTGCACTGGCCACACTTTGATGGATCAGGGATTGAAAAA GTGGAATTCAGAGAACCCATGGTCAGGGTATAAACCAATTTCAGTTGCATGGACGGTTGATGTGCCAAAGGTTATCAGCTTTGTAAAGAAGCTGCTCATGGCACCATGA